CATTGTCATAGGCCAGCACGGATTCGAACCAGATCCAGCCCTCGCGGCGGCCGATCCGCAGGCGCCGCCACAGCCGATCGGAAAATTCCTCGACCAGTCGACGCGCGACGGCATGATCGGGATGGGCCTCCAGCACGGCGTCCGCTCCGAGCAATGCGAACGCCCACGTGCGCGGGCTGGCGAGCGCGAGCGAGAATGGCGCCACCTGATCGAACAGATGCAGACCCCACTGGCGCAGATCCTGATTCCGCGCCTCCGACACGGTCACGCCGATCGTCCAGAGCGAGCGGCCGAAGCTGTCCTCCGAGCCCTCTTCCTCCAGCCAGCCGCGGTCGAACGACATGAAATTGCGGAAGCGCCCATTATCGCCATTCCACGCATGCTGAACGAACGAGGCATAGACGCGCGCCAGTTCGTCGGCGCGCTCGGCCAGACCGTCGATCCGGTGCATCAGCATCAGCGCGCGGCAATTGTCGTCCACGCAATAGCCATGGTCGCGATCCGGCACCGAAAAGATCGAGTGCTGGAGCATGCCGGTGCCGTCCGTCATGCGCTCGATCGCATCGAGCTTCGGCGGGTGGATTTCCAGCGCGCGCTCGGGCGCGACGGTTGCGCGGGCGAGTCGGACCGGACGGCGCGCGACCGCCTCGGCGCAGATATCGAGATAGGCGCGTGCGAGATTGTCCCACGTCATCGTGCGGCCGACCTGATAGGCCTCGCGGCTCATCCGCTCCATCAATTCCGGCTGGTCGAGCAGATCGTTGATCGCGGTCGAGAAACCATCGACGTCCCCGAACGGCACCAGCCGGCCGATGCCGTCCGCCAGCAATTCCTCGGCATGCCAGTAAGGCGTCGAGACGACCGGCTTGCCCAGCGCCACCGCATAAGAGAGCGTGCCGCTCGTGATCTGCGTGACCGACAGATAGGGCGTGACGTACATGTCGGTCGCCTGGAGATAATCCAGCAGCCGCTCCTGATCGAGGAAGCCATCGATGAAACGCACATGCTGGCTCACGCCCAGTTCGGCGGCGAGCGCGGCGAGGCTCTCGCGATAGGCCTCGCCCTCGCGCGCGACGAGATGCGGATGCGTGGCGCCGAGGATCACATACAGCACGTCCGGATGCGCGGCGACGATCTTCGGCAGCGCACGAATGATCGTCTCGATCCCCTTGTTGGGGGAGAGCAGGCCGAAGGTGAGCAGCACGCGGTGCCCGTCAAACCCGAAGGCCTCCTTCAACCCGTCAGTCGACAGGAAGGGCCGATCCGGCACGCCGTGCGGCACGATCGCGACCTGATCGCCGCCGATGCCGTGCACCGCCTGGAGAATCTGCACGCCCTTCTCGGCCATCACGATCAGCTTGAACGCGCGGCGGGCAAGCGCCTCGATCACGGCGCGCTGTTCCGAATTGGGCTGTTCCAGCACGGTGTGCAGCGTCACCACCACCGGCGCATCGACGCGATCGAGCAGCTTCAGCAGCAACGCCCCTGCCGGCCCGCCGAAAATGCCATATTCGTGCTGGACGAGGACGACGTCGGCGCCGCTCTCGTTGATGCGGCGCGCGGCCTGGACATAATCGGCCAGCTCTTCCTGCCTGATCGAACACACCACTTCAGGCCCGTAAGCATGAGCCGATCCGGGATCGTCCATCGCATACAGATCGACCGGAAGCGTGGGCTCGGCGGCGACCAGCGCCTCGCGCACATCGCGGGTGAAGGTGGAGATTCCGCAGAGCCGCGGCGGGCTATTGCCGATGAGTGCGATGCGCTTGATAGTCACAGCCGGTCGATCCCGCATTCCTGATCCTCGCCTATCGCATAGAGCCGGATTCATGGTTACCACTCAGTAAACAACCGGGACTCGATGAACCGTTATTCATAATGCTTAAATGACGGAAAAGTTGCATGTCCCGCCCCCGCTCGGCACACCGATTTATCGTTTCGGAACCGTCGCATGGGCGAGATTGGCGTTGACGCCTTAGCCCACCCCGTTAATGGGACGGCCGGGGACGGCATTCGGGCCGGGCCCACAACAAGATAATGGAGTGTCGGAATGAAGAAGGTAGTCTTTGTTCTTGCCGCTGCCGGCCTGATGTCTCTGGCCGCTTGCAGCAAGCAGACGCCGGCCGAGAATGCGGCTGACGCGACTGCGAATGCGCTGGATAACGCCGGCGAGAATCTCGAAGACATGGCCGAGAACACTTCGAACGGCGCGGATGCGGCCGCTCTCAGCAATGCTGCTGACAACGCGCATGACGCGGCTGACGCCGTCGAAGCCAACAAGTCGTAATTTCGCGCGGGCGCCCTTGAAGGGCGCGCATGCGTAGACGATGGAGCGGGTGTCCGGCGACGGGCGCCCGCTTTTCGTTTGTGCCGCATGTTTTTCAGAATTGGCCGGGAGCAGAGTTTGTCCACCACCGCCCCTTCTTCCGAAATGTCCGGAGCCCCGCTGACGCTGTTCAACAGCCTGACGCGCGCGATCGAGGATTTTCGGCCGATCGATCCGGCGATGGTGCGGCTCTACAGCTGCGGGCCCACGGTTTATAATTTCGCCCATCTCGGCAATCTGCGCGCCTATGTGTTCACCGATACGCTACGCCGGACGCTGAACTGGAAGGGCTGGGCCACCACCCATGTCATCAACATCACCGATGTCGGCCACCTCACCTCCGACGCGGATGCGGGCGAGGACAAGATGGAGGCGGCCGCGCAGGCGCAGAGCCGCTCGATCTGGGACATCGCCGCTTTCTACACGCAGGCCTTCAAGGCCGATCTGGCCGCGCTGAACATCCTGTCGCCCAGCCTGTGGTCGGTCGCGACCGATCATGTGCAGGACATGATCGCCTTCGCGCGCGTGCTGGAGGAGAAAGGCAGCACCTATCAGCTCGAGGGCGGCCTCTATTTCGACACCAGCACGGTGCCCGATTATGGCCGCCTCGCCGGCCATCGTGGCGACGAAGTGGTGGGCCGCATCGCCGACGTGGAGGGCAAGCGCCATCCCGCCGACTTCGCGATCTGGCGCAGCAGCGCGCCGGGTGCCGATCGGCAGATGGAATGGTCCTCCCCCTGGGGACGCGGCGCGCCGGGCTGGCATCTCGAATGCTCGGTGATGAGCCTCAAATATCTGGGTGCGCAGTTCGACATCCACACCGGCGGGATCGATCACCGCGAGATCCACCATTGCAACGAGATCGCGCAGAACCAGGCCTTCAACGGCACCGCGCGGACCGGCGCCAATCTGTGGATGCACAACAATTTTCTCGTCGATCGCGGCGGCAAGATGTCCAAGAGCAAGGGCGGCTTCGCGACGCTCGCTGGGTTGATCGAGCGCGGCGTGCATCCCCTCGCCTATCGCCTGCTCTGCCTCTCGGCCCATTATCGTTCCGAGCTGGAATTCTCGACCGAGGCCTTGTCGGCGGCCTTGATCCGCCTGAAGCGTCTCGTGATGAATGTGGGGCAGCTCAAGGCCAAGGCGGGTCCGCTCGCCTGGCTGGCCCCTCTGGACGAGATGAAGGCCACGCGCGGCGCGAGCCTCGCCTATCAGCGCGCGATGATCGAGGCGCCGCTGGGCGAACAGGCGCGCGCCCTGGTGGCCGCGTTCGATGCGGCCCTGTCGGCGGATCTGATGACGCCGCAGGCGCTCCCCTTGCTGGAAGACGCCCTCACCGCGAAGAGCCTCGACTCGGAAGAGCGGCTGCGCGTCGTGGCCAGCTTCGATCTGGTGCTGGGCCTGGATCTGCTGTCGACCGAGCGTCGATCGCTGGCGCTGCGTCCTGCGGAGGCGCCCCTCCTCGATGCGGAGGTGGAGATGCTGCTCGACGAGCGCCAGACGGCGCGGGCGGCCAAGGATTATGCGCGATCCGACATTCTGCGCGATCAGCTGATCGCGGCCGGAGTCGAGGTGATGGACGGTGATCCGTTGCGCTGGGAATGGCGCCCGCTTCTGTAGCGTTTCCGGCCCGATGGCTCCGATTCGGCCCGATCGACTCGGAGCAACGCTTTTTCCGCCCGAAAATGCCGGATCGCGTGGATCCGGCGACTAACGCACTGCGATACGGCGAGTTCCAAGAACGCTTCGGCGCTGTATGGTTAATGCGTCATATAGCATGTCACATGTTTCCGTGTATTACGGAGACCGGAGGCGGGGCGCCAAAAATCGCTGAAAATTGCCGCAACAGCAGTGTTGCAGGATGCGACGGCGCACGCCTGACGGATGACAGATGATCTTGGCCGGGGTGGAGCAATGGACATGATCGAAGAGACGTTGTGTCGGAATTAACCCTTCTCGTGAGAAATGCTGCAAGGCGGCCGCTGGTAAACAGCCCCGTATTGTAGTGTAGCACAAGCGTAGGGGTCGCAGATGTATCTTGACCTTTCCCTGAGAGATCAGGTGACGAATTTCATTCGTTCCGCGTCCAATTCCTATCCCAACGGCAAGAAGACCGAAGTCATCTTGCCGGGATTGAGCGACGACGGAGAAGATGTGGTCATCAGCATGATTACATCGGAAGAACAGCGCGACGATGCGAGCGCGTTGCTCAACCGTATGTATGAATGGCGCGGCTATGGCAGCCATCATCGCCTGTCCAAGGGCGTCACGCAGACCAGCTTCTCGGTCTCGTGCGCCGGCGCGACGATCGGCACGTTGACGCTCACCGTGGATTCCGAGGCCGGCCTGACGACCGACACCACCTTCCAGGCCGAGCTGGACACGTATCGCCGCATGCCCGGCGCGCGGATCTGCGAACTGACGCGCTTCGCCTTCGACGCGCCCAGCTCGTCCAAGCGCATCCTCGCCGCGCTCTTCCACGTGATCTTCATCTACGGCCAGCGCAAATATGGCTGCACCGACCTGTTCATCGAAGTCGCCCAGCGGCACCGCCGCTTTTACGAGGCGATGCTGGGCTTCGAGCGCGTCTGCGCGCTCAAGACCAACGACAATGTCGGGGTTCCGTCCCAGCTGATGCGGCTGAACGTCGCGGACATCCAGTCGCATATCGAGGCGCATGCGGGATCAGCCGATCCGGCCAGCAGCCGCTCGCTTTATTCCAATTTCCTACCGAAGGAAGAAGCGAACCGGGTCTATGCCGAACTCGCGGATGCGATCCATGCGATCAACATCGTCAACGAACCCGATTATATCCAGTTCGACGTGATCCCGTCCGCTCCGGTGCGCCAGCGCCGATATGGTAACCCGCAGTCGGCCACGCCCTCGGCAGCCTGACCGACAAGGCTGACAGACCACGCATCGTAGCGCTACGCGGCCGCGCGCAGAAGTTGCGCCAGCCTGCCGCCAAAGTAGCGTCGCGAAGCGGGTGCCAACAGGGTGCTGCTGGTGAGCGAGCATCGAACGAGTGATGCGAGGCCCCGTCTCACGCCGGAGAGCGGGACTACAGCCCCGGCGAGCGGAATAGAGTGCCGACGCAGCAAACCAGGCACCGTCGAAATCGACGCCCTCGATTTCCGCCTGTTTCGCACGGCACAGAATCGCACCGCACAAAAGAAAAGGCTGGCAGCGATATTTCGCTGCCAGCCTTTATGTTGGTTGAACGGTCAAACGCTTACGAGAAGCGGACCTTCACCGAGCGACGCTGCGAACGGCAAGCCGCGCCGATCGCGCCGAAGCCGACGAGCATCATCGCCCAGGTGGCCGTTTCCGGAACCGGGCTCGACTGGAACGTCAGGCCACCCTGGTAGGTGCCCGACACGCCGTTGACGGTGCCGATAACCTGGAAGGTGTTGACGGCATTGTCGCCGTTGAAGAAGCTCGCAATCGGAATACCCGAAACCGTGTAGGTCTGGCCGCCCGAACCGTTCGGATTGCTCGTCGTCTGGATCGTGCCATAGGACTGACCGTTGATCAGAATCTGCGTGATCGTCAGCGCGAGCGCATCGGACACGAAGCTGGTCGACAGATTGCCGCTGCCAACACCGTTCTTCTCGACGCGGAAGTAATAGGTATCCGAGAACGAACCCGACCCATTGGTGTTCTTGAACGACGCATTGATCAGATCAGGCGTATTGAAATCCGCGCTGAAATTGGCCGGGGAGTTCGATGCCGTGATGCCCTGACCCGCCAGGTACGTCACCAGGCTGTCAGTGATAGCGAAGTTCGTCGCCATCGCGGGGCTCGCGATTGCAACGGCCGCCACGAACGACGCCCCCCAAAGTGCCTTACCGAACCCCATAACCAATCTCCCCATACGCATACACCGCACGCCTGGCATCCCAGCGACCCCACACGTTCAGGCGAGAATCAGGTAGCTTTCTTTTCCGTTAACATCAAGATACTTTTTCGCAGCGCAAAAAAGTTAATATTCCATTTCGGTGTCTTAATCGACGGATTTGCCGCCCTGCCAGGTCAGCACGGGCTTGCGGGCGGCGCCGGTCTCGTCGAGTCGGCGGCGCGGCGCGTAAAAAGGCGCCGACTTCAGGCTCAGGTCCCCTGCCCGCGCCCGCTCCGCCACCGAGCGCAACGCGCCGATGAACTGGTCGAGCGACGCCTTGCTTTCCGTCTCGGTCGGCTCGATCAGCATCGCGCCATGGACGACGAGCGGGAAATACATCGTCATCGGGTGGAAGCCCTCGTCGATGAGCGCCTTGGCGATGTCCATCGTCGACAGACCTTCGGCCAGCCCCTCGTCCGAGAACAAAGCCTCGTGCATGCAGGGGCCGCTCTCGCCGAACGGCGCGTCCAGCACGTCATCCAGTTCGCGCAGCACATAATTGGCGTTCAGTACCGCATCTTCGGCCACTTGGCGAAGACCGTCGGCGCCATGGCTCATCATGTAAGACATCGCCCGCGTGAACATGCCCATCTGACCGTTGAAGGCTGCCATGCGGCCGAAGCTCTGCGAGTGATTCGCGTCGGCGGTCTCTTCCTCGACGAGGATGAAGGCATCGCCCTTCTTCTCGATATAAGGCAGCGGCGCGAACGGCGTCAGCGCTTCCGACAGCACAACCGGACCGGCACCCGGACCGCCACCGCCATGCGGCGTGGAGAAGGTCTTGTGCAGGTTGATGTGCATCGCATCGATGCCCAGATCACCCGGACGCACGCGGCCCACGATCGCGTTGAAGTTGGCGCCGTCGCAATAGACGAGCGCGCCCGCCGCATGCACCGCCGCGCAAATCTCGACCATCTCGCGCTCGAACAGACCGCAGGTGTTCGGATTGGTGATCATCACCGCCGCCACGTCCGGCCCAAGCCGAGCTTCCAGCGCGGCGCGATCGACGCGGCCGGCCTTGGTCGCCGGAATCGTCTCGACCGAATAGCCGCAGAAAGCCGCCGTCGCCGGATTCGTGCCATGCGCGCTCTCGGGCACCAGCACCACCTTGCGCGCGTCGCCGCGCGCTTCCAGCGCGGAGCGGATCGCGAGCAGACCGCACAGTTCGCCATGCGCGCCGGCCTTCGGGCTCATCGCCACCGACTTCATGCCGGTCAGCTTGATCAGCCATTCGCCCAGCACGTGGATCAGCTCGTAGGCGCCCTGCACCGTCTCGGCCGGCTGCAGCGGATGGACGTCCGCGAAACCGGGAAGGCGCGCCATCCGCTCGTTCAGGCGCGGATTGTGCTTCATCGTGCACGAACCCAGCGGGAACAGGCCGAGATCGATCGCATAATTCTGGCGGCTGAGGCGCGTATAATGGCGCACCGTCTCCGGCTCGGACAGGCCGGGCAGGCCGATCGAGGCGCTGCGCTCCAGCCCGCCGAGGCGCGAGGCCACCGCAGGCACCGCATCGAAATCGACGCCGCAGCTTTCGGTATCGCCGATCTCGAAGATCAGCGGCTCTTCCAGCATCAGGCCACGATTGCCGGTGAACGTGCCGTCCCGGCTCTCGTCATTGGCCGCCAGGGCGCGCTCGGGGCGCCAGCCGCTCGGGTTGATCGTCATGCCAGCGCCTCCTCGAGAGCGCTCGCAAGCCGCTCCACATCTTCATCACTCGTCGTCTCGGTCACGGCCACCACCAGGCCGTTGGCGAGCGACTCCACGCCCGGATAGAGGCGGCCCAGCGCCACGCCGCCGAGAATGCCCTGCTTTGCCAGCGCACGCACGATCGGCCGCGCTTCCTTCGACAGGCGCAGCGTGAACTCGTTGAAGAAGCTGCCATTGACCAGCTCGACCCCCGGCACCGCCGCCAGCCGCTCGGCCGCGAGAACGGCGCGGGCATGGTTGACGCTCGCCAGCTTGCGCAGACCCGCTTCGCCCAGAAGGCTCATGTGGATCGTGAAGGCCAGCGCGCAAAGCCCTGCATTCGTACAGATATTGCTCGTCGCCTTCTCGCGGCGGATATGCTGCTCGCGCGTCGAGAGCGTCAGCACGTAACCGCGCTGGCCCGCCGCATCGACGGTTTCGCCGCACAGGCGGCCCGGCATCTGGCGCACATATTTCTCGGAGCAGGCGAACAGGCCGACATAGGGCCCACCGAAGTTGAGGCCGACGCCGAGCGACTGGCCTTCGCCGACGACGATGTCCGCGCCCATCTCGCCCGGGCTCTTGATCGCGCCCAGCGCGACCGGCTCGGTCACGACCGCGATCAGCAGCGCGCCCTTGGCGTGGGCTGCCGCCGCCAGCTCGGTCAGATCGCCGACATGGCCGAGGATGTTCGGATTCTGGACAACGACGCAGCTCGTCTCGCTGTCAATCGCCGCCAGCAGAGCCGCCATGTCGTCACCCGGCGCGCCGTCGGCGAGCGTGGGCGTGGAGGTCACCAGCGTATCGCCGGTGAACTTCGCCATCGTGTTGCACAGCGACACGTAATGCGGGTGCAGGCCGGCCGACAGGATCGCCTTGGAGCGCTTGGTGATGCGCCGCGCCATGCCGATCGCCTCCCAGCAGGCGGTCGAGCCGTCATACATCGAGGCGTTGGCGACATCGCACCCATAGAGGCGCGCCACCTGGCTCTGGAATTCGAACAGCACCTGCAGCGTGCCCTGCGCGATTTCCGGCTGATAGGGCGTGTAGCTCGTCAGGAATTCACCGCGCTGGATGATATGATCCACGCTGGCGGGAATGTGATGACGATAGGCACCGCATCCGATGAAGAAGGGCGATTCCCCGGCCACCAGATTCTTGGAGGCCATCGCCTTCAGCTGGCGCTCGACGGACAGCTCCGACGCATGGAGCGGCAGATCCTGGATCACGCCGGGGAGGCGCGCCGCTTCGGGCACGTCCGCGAACAGCGCATCGATCGAGGGCGCCCCGATGGAGGCCAACATGGTGGCCCGGTCCCCATCGGACAACGGCAGGTAACGCATCGTCCGTAAACTCCTCAGAGGCCGTCAACAAAGGCCTTGTACGCGGTCTCGTCCATCAGGCCTTCCAGCTCGCTCGTGTCGGAGAGCGTCAGCTTGAAGAACCAACCCTCGCCCTCGGGCGCGGTGTTGGCGAGCGCGGGATCACCCTCGAGCGCGGCATTGCCCTCGACGATCTCGCCGGAGACGGGCGCATAGATGTCGGACGCGGCCTTCACCGATTCCACGACCGCCGCTTCCTTGCCCTTGGCCACCTGCGTGCCGGCGGAGGGAACCTCGACGAACACGATGTCACCCAGCTGGGATTGCGCGTAATCCGTGATCCCGACCGTAGCGACATCTCCCTCCACCGCGATCCATTCGTGTTCACGCGTGTAGTAGGTCGTCATCACTTGGCTCCTTTGCGGAAATAACGTTGCGGAACGAACGGCATGGCGGTGACGGTGGCGGCGATGCGCTTGCCCCGCACTTCGATCTCGAGCGCGGTGCCCAGAGCCGAACGATCCGTATTCACATAACCCATGGCGATCGGCGCCTGCAGGCTCGGCGCATGGCCGCCCGAGGTGATCGTGCCGATGGCCTGATCGCCGTCATAGATGGTGGCGCCTTCGCGCACCGGCTGACGGCCTTCGACGGTGAGGCCGACGCGCTTGGTGGGCGGGCCGTCCTTGAAATAGCCGATCGTGCGCTCGGCACCGGGGAAGCCGCCCTCGGCGCGGCGGCGCTTCGGCACGGCGAAGCCCAGCGCGGCCGTGGCCGGATCGATCGTCTCGTTCAGATCATGGCCGTAGAGCGGAAGCCCCGCTTCCAGACGCAGCGAGTCGCGCGCGCCCAGACCGATCGGCTTCACCTCCGGCATCGCCAGCAGCGCCTCGGCGACCGCCTCGGCACTGTCCTGCGGGATCGAGATTTCGAAACCGTCCTCGCCGGTATAACCCGAACGGCTGACCCAGGCGGAGACGCCCGCGATCGTGAAGGCGCCCGCTTCCATGAAGCTCAGCTCGGCCACGCCCGGCGCCAGCCGCGCCAGCGCATCGACCGCCTTGGGCCCCTGCAGCGCCAGCAAGGCCTGATCGCCGCGATGGTTGAGGTTCAGGCCTTCCGGCAGCTGCTCGTGCAGATAGCCGATATCGTCCCACTTGGTCGCGCCGTTGACGACGACGTAGAAGTCGCCAGCCTCTTCCTCGAACGGATTGGCCGCGGGCAGCCGCGTCACCATCAGGTCGTCGAGAATGCCGCCATCCTGCGCCAGCAGCAGCGAATAGCGCATCTTGCCCTCACCGAGGCCCTTGATGTCGCCCGGCAGGATCGTCTCCAGCGCCGCATCGGCATCCGCGCCGGACAGGGTCAGTTGGCCCATATGGCTCACATCGAACAGACCCGCATTCTCGCGAGTCCACAGATGCTCGGCCATGATGCCATCATACTGGATCGGCATATGGTAGCCGGCAAACGGCACCATGCGCCCTCCCAGGGTGCGATGCCATGAATCGAGAGGCAGAGCCTCGATAATCTCAGGTACGTCTTCGTCACTCATGCGCGAACTCCGTGGCCGAACGTGCAAGGGCCACTATGACCGACAATAGTCGCACAGCCCCCTGCCCCCTCTGTCACGAAACCTGAGAGCTTTCACGGACCCCCGCAGGCCCGCTTACCCCTTCGGTGGGTCGACGCGAAAGATGCGTCGACCGCTTTCCAGAGCGTCTTGTCGAACGCGCGGTCCTTGGACCTGAGAGTTTCCGGGGCGGTTGCTCCTTCGGCGGCCGAACTGGGGCTCGACCTTCTCCCGCGCGTCCGTCCATCGATGAACGATGGCGACCGACAAGGGATGGCTCGCCGCAGATGCGAAGTCAATCTGCCGTTGGGATTTCAATCAAATATCGACGATTCCCGCACGGATCAGCGAGTCGCGTTGTAAGCGAGTTGGGATTGCGTCAATTGAAAGCCGATTAGCAGCTCGAAACTGGCTTTGCTGACGGCCGAGCGGGTCCGCGGGTCCGACATCGGATCGACCGAAGCATCCGCATCCGTTGCTTTTCGCTTCCGGTTGAGCTGCATCGAGATGTTGTCGGGCAGCGATGCCGCCGCGCGATCCACCTCGGCGCCGGCCGCGGCGCGCCCCTTACCCAAGACTTGCCCGTCGTCAAAGTGCACGACGACATTGCCTATCTGTTTTGAGACGATCTGCGTGCCGGCCCGCATCACGGTGGCGAAATAAGGCAGCGTGATATCGCGGGCGCCCGACGGGCTCGCCCGGCGCGCGACGACGTCGAACGTCACGCTCGCCTTCACCGGCGACGCCGCCTGATCGCACACCGTCTGCACGTTGGTGATCGTGGCGGCCACGTCCAGCGCGCGCGCGTCGCGGCTTTCCTGCGGGCTGAAGAGCGCGAGGTCGCCCGTATAATCGGGCACGGCGACCGCCGGGCACACCGAGCGGGTCACCTTCATGCCCAGCGTCTCGTCGAGCTGATTCTTGGCCGCGCAGCCGGCCACCAGCGTCGCCGCCAGCAAACCCAGAGCGGACCGGGCCGAAACCGACCGGATCGAGGTTGACGAGAAAAACGTCACGCGATTCTTCCTCTTGATCAGAGACCGATCCTCTTCGGCCGATCGTAGACAGGCTGCGGCTCATAGGAACCGGCTTTCGTGGAGGCAAGCAAGCGCGTAAGGGCTTTGCGATGGACGACAGACTTGCCGCCCCCCAGATTGCGGCGACGCACCCCACGAACCTGCCGCCGCTGCAGCTTCTGATCGCGGCCCCGCGCGGATTCTGCGCCGGCGTGGACCGGGCGATCCGCATCGTGGAGCTGACGCTCCAGAAATATGGCGCGCCGGTCTATGTCCGGCACGAGATCGTCCACAATCGCTTCGTGGTCGATGCGCTGCGCGAGAAGGGCGCGATCTTCGTCGAGGAACTGGACGAGGTGCCGGATGGCCGCCCCGTCGTCTTCTCGGCGCATGGCGTGCCCAAGGTCGTGACCGGCGATGCCGAGGATCGCGGCCTCGATTATGTCGACGCCACCTGCCCACTCGTCTCCAAGGTGCATCGCCAGGCCGAACGCCTGATCAAGGACGGGCGCCACATCCTGTTCATCGGGCATAGCGGCCATCCGGAGGTGATCGGCACGCTGGGCCAGGTCCCGGAAGGCGCCATCACGCTGATCGAGACGATCGACGACGTGGCCCGCATCGCTCCGGCCGATCCCGAAGCGCTGGCCTTCCTGACCCAGACGACCCTGTCCGTGGACGACACGGCCGAGATCATCGCCGCGCTGCGCGAACGCTTTCCCGCCATCGCCGCGCCGCGCGGCGAGGACATCTGCTACGCGACGTCGAACCGGCAGGCGGCGGTCAAGCAACTCGCGGTCCAGTGCGATGCCGTGCTGGTGCTGGGGTCGCCCAATTCGTCCAACTCGGTGCGGCTCGCCGAAGTGGCCAAGCGCGAGGGAACGCGGGCGCTGCTGATCGAACGGGCCACCTGTCTGGACATGACCTGGCTGGACGGCGTCCGCACGCTGGGCATCACGGCCGGCGCCAGCGCTCCCGAAATCCTCGTGCGCGAGCTGGTCGAGCGCCTTGCCCAACATTTCTCCATTCATGAGAAAGAGTTGGACGGTATTGTTGAAACGATGATCTTCAAGCTGCCCCGCAGCCTCGAAGTCGCCTGATCGGATCGACATGGCCGTCTATACGCAGGTTTCTGCCGAGCAGCTTGGTGCGCTGCTCACCCGTTTCGATCTCGGCGATCTGGTGTCCGCCAAGGGCATTGCCGAGGGTGTCGAGAACAGCAATTATTTCGTTCAAACAACGCGATGCCGGCTGATCCTCACGCTTTACGAGAAGCGCGTGGACGTGTCCGATCTCCCCTTCTTCCTGGGGCTGCTCGATCATCTGGCGGGACGCGACCTGCCTGTTCCACGCGCCTTCACGGATCATGAGGGGCGGCAGATCCAGGAAGTGGCCGGCCGCCCGGCCTGCCTGATCGAATTCCTGCCCGGCGTCTCCGTCAGCCACCCCACGCCCGCGCACGCGCG
This DNA window, taken from Sphingomonas sp. AP4-R1, encodes the following:
- the gcvPB gene encoding aminomethyl-transferring glycine dehydrogenase subunit GcvPB is translated as MTINPSGWRPERALAANDESRDGTFTGNRGLMLEEPLIFEIGDTESCGVDFDAVPAVASRLGGLERSASIGLPGLSEPETVRHYTRLSRQNYAIDLGLFPLGSCTMKHNPRLNERMARLPGFADVHPLQPAETVQGAYELIHVLGEWLIKLTGMKSVAMSPKAGAHGELCGLLAIRSALEARGDARKVVLVPESAHGTNPATAAFCGYSVETIPATKAGRVDRAALEARLGPDVAAVMITNPNTCGLFEREMVEICAAVHAAGALVYCDGANFNAIVGRVRPGDLGIDAMHINLHKTFSTPHGGGGPGAGPVVLSEALTPFAPLPYIEKKGDAFILVEEETADANHSQSFGRMAAFNGQMGMFTRAMSYMMSHGADGLRQVAEDAVLNANYVLRELDDVLDAPFGESGPCMHEALFSDEGLAEGLSTMDIAKALIDEGFHPMTMYFPLVVHGAMLIEPTETESKASLDQFIGALRSVAERARAGDLSLKSAPFYAPRRRLDETGAARKPVLTWQGGKSVD
- a CDS encoding acetyltransferase is translated as MTNFIRSASNSYPNGKKTEVILPGLSDDGEDVVISMITSEEQRDDASALLNRMYEWRGYGSHHRLSKGVTQTSFSVSCAGATIGTLTLTVDSEAGLTTDTTFQAELDTYRRMPGARICELTRFAFDAPSSSKRILAALFHVIFIYGQRKYGCTDLFIEVAQRHRRFYEAMLGFERVCALKTNDNVGVPSQLMRLNVADIQSHIEAHAGSADPASSRSLYSNFLPKEEANRVYAELADAIHAINIVNEPDYIQFDVIPSAPVRQRRYGNPQSATPSAA
- a CDS encoding glycosyltransferase family 4 protein; this encodes MTIKRIALIGNSPPRLCGISTFTRDVREALVAAEPTLPVDLYAMDDPGSAHAYGPEVVCSIRQEELADYVQAARRINESGADVVLVQHEYGIFGGPAGALLLKLLDRVDAPVVVTLHTVLEQPNSEQRAVIEALARRAFKLIVMAEKGVQILQAVHGIGGDQVAIVPHGVPDRPFLSTDGLKEAFGFDGHRVLLTFGLLSPNKGIETIIRALPKIVAAHPDVLYVILGATHPHLVAREGEAYRESLAALAAELGVSQHVRFIDGFLDQERLLDYLQATDMYVTPYLSVTQITSGTLSYAVALGKPVVSTPYWHAEELLADGIGRLVPFGDVDGFSTAINDLLDQPELMERMSREAYQVGRTMTWDNLARAYLDICAEAVARRPVRLARATVAPERALEIHPPKLDAIERMTDGTGMLQHSIFSVPDRDHGYCVDDNCRALMLMHRIDGLAERADELARVYASFVQHAWNGDNGRFRNFMSFDRGWLEEEGSEDSFGRSLWTIGVTVSEARNQDLRQWGLHLFDQVAPFSLALASPRTWAFALLGADAVLEAHPDHAVARRLVEEFSDRLWRRLRIGRREGWIWFESVLAYDNARLPEALMRGAHRIGNMAMFDEAVEVLAWLDGQQTNALGQFRAVGTDSFWRAYEPPLPFDQQPLEAWATVDATLAAHRLTGDAKWLAAARRAYAWYLGENDLDLPMVTLADGGCYDGLMSNRVNLNQGAESILAFQFACAAMTRATAREDRPSNDVHASLKAVLPKLRAPR
- the cysS gene encoding cysteine--tRNA ligase; translated protein: MSGAPLTLFNSLTRAIEDFRPIDPAMVRLYSCGPTVYNFAHLGNLRAYVFTDTLRRTLNWKGWATTHVINITDVGHLTSDADAGEDKMEAAAQAQSRSIWDIAAFYTQAFKADLAALNILSPSLWSVATDHVQDMIAFARVLEEKGSTYQLEGGLYFDTSTVPDYGRLAGHRGDEVVGRIADVEGKRHPADFAIWRSSAPGADRQMEWSSPWGRGAPGWHLECSVMSLKYLGAQFDIHTGGIDHREIHHCNEIAQNQAFNGTARTGANLWMHNNFLVDRGGKMSKSKGGFATLAGLIERGVHPLAYRLLCLSAHYRSELEFSTEALSAALIRLKRLVMNVGQLKAKAGPLAWLAPLDEMKATRGASLAYQRAMIEAPLGEQARALVAAFDAALSADLMTPQALPLLEDALTAKSLDSEERLRVVASFDLVLGLDLLSTERRSLALRPAEAPLLDAEVEMLLDERQTARAAKDYARSDILRDQLIAAGVEVMDGDPLRWEWRPLL
- a CDS encoding FxDxF family PEP-CTERM protein; the protein is MPGVRCMRMGRLVMGFGKALWGASFVAAVAIASPAMATNFAITDSLVTYLAGQGITASNSPANFSADFNTPDLINASFKNTNGSGSFSDTYYFRVEKNGVGSGNLSTSFVSDALALTITQILINGQSYGTIQTTSNPNGSGGQTYTVSGIPIASFFNGDNAVNTFQVIGTVNGVSGTYQGGLTFQSSPVPETATWAMMLVGFGAIGAACRSQRRSVKVRFS